Genomic window (Apis cerana isolate GH-2021 linkage group LG1, AcerK_1.0, whole genome shotgun sequence):
aagaaaaaaatttattacatagctaattattacaatttctgTATGATaactgtatatataaattcttatctattattttaataatctgtgTGTGTACGTTATGGACTATGTACAGAAAAAATccgaatgtaaaaaaaaatttaatgtcttTTTTAATACCTTTAATCTAATGATAATCttaaatgaaagatttttatatttgaattttcataattttattttaatttaaattcttgaatattaatattattaattgatataattaatatgaatatatttgataataaatttaatatttaaaattatttttaaacttttctattcttttaagGACTTAAAATCtgcatattatgatatttcttaaacaaattaatgaattaaattatacaattttaaaaaaaaaatataatatttatatattatatttaatttacatcttaaatgtaaaattaagtaaaaagattaataaaaataatcataaaaatatatttttttaaattaaataaaataaaatatatatcttattaagattataagaTAAACATATGTTTACCAaggtaaaatttttccatcataTTGTATAAAACAACCTGTATGTTTTTTagttaatgtatttaatgtttttaagatGTTATTAACACTAGTATCAATATCCATGGGTGCCCCGTTACCGCCCATATCTGTACGCACCCAACCAGGATGAAAACATGCGACGAGGATTCCATCTTGCTTTAAATCAATGCTCATTGATTTTGTAGCTGCATTAAGTGCTAcctaaaaataagataaatattatgaaatatcttataatatgaattataagataattggtaaattttttattatattattcagatTATGTATGACAATAAATATGTCACATTATatgttaattgaaataaaaaaaatattaccttACTACATCTATATGGATAATATCCACCTTCATTATTTTCAGCAATACTTCCAAGAATTGAAGACATGTTAATAACTGCAGCTctgttaatattcatttttgatttgtctgcaaaattattagatgCTATTTTCAACAGTGGTAAAAACgcctaaaaatttatgaaaaattaattattaatttataattaaaatatactgaatctaacgtaataaaaataatatttaaattatacaaagaattctataaaattaaactattttataaataataaactatttataaatattttataaaggaaggaaaaaacaagaaataaaaattctaattattttcattaaaataaaatatatttatatatataatttaatatatatattatttttttatataattctataaactataaataataaacaatttttttaaataaaatgtataaatatttaagttttaaaatatttttttaatattatattttttaaatataaaactgatgcttaaaataaatttaatacttacTTTTGTTAACATAATTGGTGCTattgtatttacataaaattgttttataagcTGTTCTTCTTTGACAAGACCGAgtcttgtaaattttgtacTAATCCCGGCATTATTGTACAAGACATTTAGTCCTGCTTTGCCTACTTTTTCGCTCACAATTTGTACTAATTTATcgtaatctttaatatttgttacatctttaaaaaaaaaaagaaaaaaagagtaataaaaattattcgattttcaaaatgtataaattacaattatattaaaaatataaattatttattatatattttttaaatataaagtataacaaattttgctaatattataaaataataaaaaatatatgatcaattaatatatatataacaattaatttctctttgcaaatttattgaatctattatgataaaataaaaatcacatacatatttcgtttttatttttaaataatcatttttaacaattataaatgatctgataatagttaattttgaaaaataaatatattgtatatgtatatatatatatatatctaaaaataaaatttaatctttaaaattctaatctatatattaaatctaatactTTCATAGATttgatttcattgattttaaactattaacTTATAATACTTCAACTATAGTGTAGTATATTCcatttactataataatagttCTGGTCAATAGAtttgtatttttgataaagCAATTGCGAACAGTACGTTTGCTATATTTCgtgttcaattttcaaaataatcttgaaataaaaattgattttgcagTTGGTATTtgatgcaaaattatttaatctcgaCGATTTATATTCAGTTTCAttacaatcaaataaatttaacaaacaaATGTAACAGATATTGGTAagtcatatttctttttctagacttctttttatttatgattttattaagttCATATCATGTAAGATactattttctcatttttaaaaattatattagaaaaattttttaaagtattagacaatttttttaataataaaaaaaacaaacaactgaatcgaattgaaaatgatatatatatatatatatatataagtagttTCATTATGTGTTTTAAatcgcgcgtgtgtgtgtgtatgtgtgtgtgtatacaagaacttaattaatttcttaatttcctatatctaaaattaatattttttacatattaatatttattactacatttttaatatttttacatattaatatttattacatattatttttttaaaaaattattttaaaatttaaaattattttgttatattagttatttaaatacgttaaataataaataataaatataaaatttcatcattgtCAGAATGAATAacatttcataattcattatcagatattattagatatcatAATAAGTACGTATCAATATAATCCAAatgaaattccaatttttttcaataacagtacacaaatttttttttctgcaaaTATAGATTATTGTCTCTTCGATCATCaatctgaattttttattttgtacatttcaatatgaaatctaagaaaaagaaatcgtggTGTTTTAATTGTCGAAAAAAATCGCAAACCATGGATTCAGATTTAAGTGATCAAGAAACAGAAGACTATGCGAAATCTTTGAATAATCTTacggaaaaacaaaataatttaacaggtaatttttttataatttattattaagatttttagaaattacaatataaaaaagatattaaatataaaatatttataaagatattaattataaaaaaaatattttatgtaaatattattttatttatatcttttttaaaatttttatatattttattattatttaaaaattttaagtgtcaaataataaaagagaataatttcaataaaatcatttcgaaatttcacaatttaaatcatttgaaaaaatctaaGATAGATTGATTAATTGTGAAGTTAttgataacatatttttttagtacgaatgataaagataaaatatattgtttaaaaaataattaaatataatataatttgataaaatttaataaaatcttttgtatattttattatattagatattataatttatatttaaattaaattcacttaaaaagttattcaattattcatttaaattgttttcgaaatgtgaaataattttttactttaaattaataaattaaattatttaaaattagaattaaaaatatttaaaatatctgaagcacttttttttaaacagtgatttttttcattttttttattcataaaaattcctatagattaaaaataaaaagttactttACGAAATAATACTGAACACGTGTTATATGTTACCAAATTAATGactgaattaattttgaataaataatctttctgtactttattattcttgattagatatgataattaaaataagaaatgaaaaaatgtaaaataattgtaaatactaactttaattcttttactacattataatatatatatatatatattaaatatatatatatatatatatatatatatatatatatatattataatatatatattaaatatttataattttactttattttttaaatatttattttattaatataaaatatttattttattataaaaattgtattaaaatactttaaaaacaaaatgtattaaatcacAACTATCTGACTTCTAAATTAatccagaaaaattttatttattatataaaaacaatttttcatttattgtacaattttttttataaaaaatgaagtcAGTAACGAAacatattagattattatatttgtgataatggtaataatgatatattttttacttgacttagaaaaatgatatgatatacTTACATACCTATTTCgatgatatgaatattttttgatttctcaGCTAATGTAGTTAAttcctaaaagaaaaaaacaaagtctAAGATAATtgccaattatttaataaaatatatctttgaaattttacgataCGTAATTCGAATtcatgaatttatgaattatttcaaacaatcacataattataattcttaaccaaaaaaaaaattatttaaaatagatcaaaagatattaatatatgaaaataaaaagagttatttctaaaataaatataaatataaaacaaaaaattttatacaataaattctcgtatatatgtaataaagattatttgaattttctagaATTTGTATTAAACTTTTTCTGAGAACCAGTTTTCAAAACCTTTTCATAACGAAATCTACAGTGACTTGCATCGAATGTTTTCTTGCATAATTGTGTAACATACAATATATGAGTTACTAATATAAATTGGACTTGAAtctatgtgtgtgtgtagtaACCATATAATAGATGGCGGTAAAGGACTCAAGTAGGCGTCAGTTCGCTTTTGTCTTTTAGTTGTAAGAAGTCGTTCGATTAAGTGCTATATGAAACAGAGAACATTCCTTACAGAGAAAAAGCATTAgttattccttttatttctaCATTCCTTTATAACGTgaatattaaaacgaatattaaagtGAAACAATGCCACCAATTGGTAAGtccaatttatatatcgaatcCGGTTATTGCATAATGTCTTTCATTCACTTGTGACCAATCTTACCCTTGCTTTATTCACGTCTCGGCAAGttgcgaaaatattttctggtGGTTGCGACTGTTTCACTAGGTGTTTCACAAAACCTAATCCAATTCCACGGTTGCAGCCCGTGATCAAAATTGACTTCATTATACGTTACAATTATCTTCTTCtcggatatttttcttataattcttcaattaCTATTATACTCCgtgaaatcttattttatattgtgaaaCACGAGTGTCATCAGGGTGACGTCACGTGGCCGTGAGCGGCTGGTAATAATCATGGCGACGTTAACGTTGCTCACGAGGCTTGTGACATTTCGTTCCGCTCACGCCAAATTGCTCGAGTTACCGTGGTCGACATGTAACACTTTTCCTTATGGAAGGACTGCAATGGCTTGCATGTGCTGTGAGTTTCAGGATTCTGTGATTTGTAGATGAAAACacggtttaattttattaacgttatgtaaaatttatctatttgtaTATTGACAACCGGTAGTTATATtaggttaaaaataattgagttGAATTAATATGATTCTGTGATTGTTTGAAGATTCTATTAATTGACGTACGATTTGGtcgatagttttatttttaaacagttTCATCacaatatagttatatatttatgataacaaAAGTATTACATAACCTCattcttataattacttttatatatttgaaaatttaaaattaaatattgttgtatTTGTTTGTTGTAGCTGATCAAAAATTCATGTATGATCTGATTGTTATTGGGGGTGGATCAGGTGGTTTGGCAGCAGCTAAAGAAGCAGTGAATTTTGGTGCAAAAGTTGCAGTTTTAGATTTTGTCACACCCTCTCCACGAGGTAGTACTTGGGGTCTAGGTGGTACTTGTGTAAATGTTGGTTGTAtaccaaaaaaattaatgcatcAAGCAGCATTATTAGGAGAATCAATTCATGTAAGTCTTTTATTAGtaggttaattattttttataattcaataatattttaaatattgaatttttatatttctaggACTCAGTATCTTATGGTTGGCAGTTACCAGAtccaaaaactattaaaaatgattggcAAGCATTAAGAACAGCAGTACAAAATCATGTAAAATCTGTAAATTGGGTTACACGAGTAGAACTCAGAACAAAGTTAgcattactttatttttatttcctaaatataaaatttgcatttattcattcgtcttattattacagaaaaatcgaatattttaatgcacTTGGTTATTTTAAAGATCAGCATACAATATTAGGAAAACTGAAAaatggagaagaaaaagaatttacagctcaaaatattttgattgctGTAGGTGGTAGA
Coding sequences:
- the LOC107994836 gene encoding C-signal: MKSILITGCNRGIGLGFVKHLVKQSQPPENIFATCRDVNKARELTTLAEKSKNIHIIEIDVTNIKDYDKLVQIVSEKVGKAGLNVLYNNAGISTKFTRLGLVKEEQLIKQFYVNTIAPIMLTKAFLPLLKIASNNFADKSKMNINRAAVINMSSILGSIAENNEGGYYPYRCSKVALNAATKSMSIDLKQDGILVACFHPGWVRTDMGGNGAPMDIDTSVNNILKTLNTLTKKHTGCFIQYDGKILPW